The segment CAAGTCGGCGGACAGCACCAGCGTCAGTGCTCCGGGCCAGAAGCGCCTCGCCAGCCGCTGGGCGGCGGAAGGCCAATCCGCGCACAGGCCGCGGGCCTGCTTTTCGTCGGCAGCCAGCAGCGGAAACGGGTCGGCCGCGTCGCGTCCCTTGATCTGTGCGGCCCGGGCCACGGCCTGCGAATTGAACGGATCGGCTCCCAGGCCGTAAAGGGTATCGGTGGGAAAGACCACCAGCCCGCCCTCGCGCAGAATTTGTGCGGCCCGGGCCAGCAGCCCGGGCTCGGGCTGATCGGGATCGATCTTGATTCTCATCGATTGAGCTGTTTGGAAAGCTCGGCGTCCTTGGACGCCACGGACAGCGCCTGCTCGGCCTTGAGCTGCTCGAGCTTTGCGGCAAGTCCTTCATCGGACAGCGAGAGGATCTGCGCGGCGAACAGCGCGGCGTTGTGCGCCCCGGCTTTACCGATCGCCATGGTGGCCACCGGCACTCCCGGCGGCATCTGTACCGTGGAGAGCAATGCGTCGAGCCCGCCGAGTCCGCCGGCGTCCAGCGGCACGCCGATGATAGGCAGCGTGCTTTGCGCCGCGGCCGCCCCGGCCAAGTGCGCGGCCATGCCCGCGGCAGCGATGATCAGTTTGATCCCGCGCCCGCGCGCCTCGCCGGCTAGTTGCGCGGCAAAGGCCGGGCTGCGGTGGGCGCTGCAGACGTGCGCCTCGTAGACTATTCCGAGCCCGTCGAGCTGCTCGAAGCAAGGACGCATGCGCTCGACATCGGAGTCCGAGCCCATTATCAGTAGTACGCTCGGTTCCACGATTGGCTCCCCCTTTTTATAGGTAGCTCAGGGCCTTACGTCCGATGTCCGTGCGAAAGTGCATACCGTCGAAATGAATCGAGCGCGTCCGGTTGTAGGCCGCGCGGATCGCGTCCGGGATGTCCGCGCCCAGGGCCGTGACCCCCAGCACCCGGCCGCCGCTGCTGACGATTTTGCCCTCGTCGCGGCGCGTGCCGGCATGGAACACCATGGTGTTCGGTTGCTGGATATCGAGCCCCTCGATCGGCAGGCCCTTGGTGTACGATCCGGGATAGCCGCCCGAAGTCATCGCTACGCAGACCGCCGGCTTGTCTGACCATTGCAGCTCGATCTTGTCCAGGCTGCCGTTGCGGCAGGCCGCCAGAGCGGGCAGCAGGTCGCTTTTAAGCCGCATCATCAGCGGCTGGGTTTCGGGATCGCCAAAGCGGCAGTTGAACTCCAGGACCTTGAACGCGCCCTGGGGATCGATCATCAGCCCGGCGTAGAGAATCCCGCGGTAAGGGGTGCCGCGGTCGGTCATCGCTCGCACCGCCGGGACCATTACCTGCTCCATGATCGCCTCGCCCACCCGCGGGCTGACCACCGGCGCCGGGCTGTAGGCGCCCATCCCGCCGGTGTTCGGGCCGGTGTCGTCGTCGAATACCGGTTTGTGATCCTGGCTGGTGGCCATCGGCAGCACGGTGAAGCCGTCGGTCAACGCCAGGAAGCTCGCCTCCTCGCCGACCAACAGTTCCTCGACTACGATCCGGCTGCCCGCCTCGCCGAACTGCCGTTTGCGGCCGATGTCGTCCACGGCCTGCAGCGCCTCGTCGCGCTCGCGGCAGATAAGTACGCCCTTGCCCGCGGCCAGCCCGTCGGCCTTGACCACGATCGGCGCACCCTTGGTCTCGATGTAGGCCGCTGCCTTGTCCGGATCGTCGAACACAGCGTAATCGGCGGTGGGAATGCCGGCCTCAACCATCAGCTCTTTGGCAAAGGTCTTACTGGCCTCGATTTGAGCCGCGGCCTTGGTTGGGCCGAAGCACGGCAGCCCTTGATCCTCGAAGCGATCGACCAGCCCTTGGGCCAGCGGCACCTCGGGACCGACCACCGTCAGGTCGAAGCGTTGGGTCCGCGCGTACTCGAGTAGCGAATCGACGTCTTCGGCGGAGATCGACGGTCCGGGGGCCACCGCCTGGGTGCCGGCGTTGCCCGGCACGCACGAGACCGCCGTCGCCAGCGGGCTTTGGAGTATTTTCCACACCAGGGCGTGTTCGCGCCCTCCTCCGCCAATCACAAGAACCTTCATCGACAGGTGACTCCCGAGCCTGAGAAAACGATCGGAAAGAGGCAGTCGTTCATCGATCGAGGAGGCCGACGGTATTTCAACGCAACCGCACGGCACTGAACCCGCCACAATTTATCAGGGCTCCATCCGGCTGTCCAGACGGCCGTCCGGACCGAGGTTGCCGCGCCGCCCCGGCTCCAATAAGCTAGCTTTATGCATTACCGACCGCACTTCACCATGCGCGACCTGGAGCGGGTGCTGGCCCAGCCGCTGCCCGTAGACTTCGCCTTCGGCGTGGCCACCAGCGGCTATCAGGCCGAGGGTGGATTCAACGGCCCGGACGAGCCGAAAAACAACTGGTATCCCCACGAGCAAAGCGGCCGCGTACAGCGCACGGGCGGCGCCTGCCGCCTGCTCGAGCTGTGGCGCGAGGATGTGCAGCGTGCCGCGGCCCTGGGCTGCCGCGCGTTCCGGCTGGGAATCGAGTGGGCGCGGGTCCAGCCCGCCGTCGATCCGCAACAACGCGGACCGGCCGATTTCGATCCCGCGGCCCTGGATCTCTACGCTGAGATTTTGCACGGCATCCGCGAAGCGGGCATGGAGCCGCATCCCACGCTGTTTCATTTCGTGCATCCGCTGTGGGCCGGAGAGGATCTGTGGCTGCACCGCGATCTGTGCGTGCCGCTGTTCGCCCAGTACGCATGCGAGACGATCGAACGGCTCAACACGCGGCTGATCGAACGCGGCTCCGCGCCCCTGCAGCGGATCATCACCATCAACGAGCCGCTGATGGTGCCCTTTGCCACCTACGTGCTCAAACACTTCCCCGGCCCGTCGGCGGACCGCGGGTTCGGCACGGCGATCACGGCCCTGGAGAACAACTATCTGGCGCACGTCGAGGCGGTCGAGCGTTTGCGAGGGCTCTATTGCGAGCGTGGCTGGGAGCGGCCCTTGATCTCGACCAACAGCTGGTCGTGTTGCGTTTACGAACTCGACCGGTTGCCGTGCGATCTGCTGCGCGCACCGGCTGCGGGCGTGGGTCCGCGCGAGCTCGACGCCTATATCGGCGGACTGCGGCAACGGCACATCCAGCGTATGCTCGACGCGCCCCTGAGCCGATCGTGGCCCGGAGTGCGACGGCACTTCGAGCGCCGATTGCAATGGTGGGTCACCAAGCTGATGGGCCCGAGACCCTTTGGCGCGTTGCGGGATCGCGTGCTGCGCTCGGACGAGCCGCTGATCGACGAGGTGCTACTGGATTACTACGATCCGTTTATGCTCGACTATGTGGATCTGGGTTTGCGGCCGCAGCTGCGTACCGAGCCCTGGGACTGGCGCTTTGCGCCCGAGGGCATGGGCCCGATCCTCGAGGGCTACGCCGATGGTGCGGCCGACGCGCCGATCGGCATTGTCGAAAACGGCATGGGCCTGCGCCACGACGGCGTTCGAGCCCATGCGCGTCGCGACGGCGTGCAGCGCGATCAAGCCTTGGCCTGCTCGCTGTACGAGGTGGCCAAGGCCGTGCGCGCGGGGATCAAGATCGACCGCTAC is part of the Candidatus Alcyoniella australis genome and harbors:
- the purE gene encoding 5-(carboxyamino)imidazole ribonucleotide mutase, translating into MEPSVLLIMGSDSDVERMRPCFEQLDGLGIVYEAHVCSAHRSPAFAAQLAGEARGRGIKLIIAAAGMAAHLAGAAAAQSTLPIIGVPLDAGGLGGLDALLSTVQMPPGVPVATMAIGKAGAHNAALFAAQILSLSDEGLAAKLEQLKAEQALSVASKDAELSKQLNR
- the purD gene encoding phosphoribosylamine--glycine ligase produces the protein MKVLVIGGGGREHALVWKILQSPLATAVSCVPGNAGTQAVAPGPSISAEDVDSLLEYARTQRFDLTVVGPEVPLAQGLVDRFEDQGLPCFGPTKAAAQIEASKTFAKELMVEAGIPTADYAVFDDPDKAAAYIETKGAPIVVKADGLAAGKGVLICRERDEALQAVDDIGRKRQFGEAGSRIVVEELLVGEEASFLALTDGFTVLPMATSQDHKPVFDDDTGPNTGGMGAYSPAPVVSPRVGEAIMEQVMVPAVRAMTDRGTPYRGILYAGLMIDPQGAFKVLEFNCRFGDPETQPLMMRLKSDLLPALAACRNGSLDKIELQWSDKPAVCVAMTSGGYPGSYTKGLPIEGLDIQQPNTMVFHAGTRRDEGKIVSSGGRVLGVTALGADIPDAIRAAYNRTRSIHFDGMHFRTDIGRKALSYL
- a CDS encoding family 1 glycosylhydrolase — protein: MHYRPHFTMRDLERVLAQPLPVDFAFGVATSGYQAEGGFNGPDEPKNNWYPHEQSGRVQRTGGACRLLELWREDVQRAAALGCRAFRLGIEWARVQPAVDPQQRGPADFDPAALDLYAEILHGIREAGMEPHPTLFHFVHPLWAGEDLWLHRDLCVPLFAQYACETIERLNTRLIERGSAPLQRIITINEPLMVPFATYVLKHFPGPSADRGFGTAITALENNYLAHVEAVERLRGLYCERGWERPLISTNSWSCCVYELDRLPCDLLRAPAAGVGPRELDAYIGGLRQRHIQRMLDAPLSRSWPGVRRHFERRLQWWVTKLMGPRPFGALRDRVLRSDEPLIDEVLLDYYDPFMLDYVDLGLRPQLRTEPWDWRFAPEGMGPILEGYADGAADAPIGIVENGMGLRHDGVRAHARRDGVQRDQALACSLYEVAKAVRAGIKIDRYYYWTLVDNYEWGSYEPRFGLYGVDYANGAQRMETDAAGVDAGRAYTELIEALQSGGREAVQVFARRSGL